A window of the Tiliqua scincoides isolate rTilSci1 chromosome 5, rTilSci1.hap2, whole genome shotgun sequence genome harbors these coding sequences:
- the LOC136652946 gene encoding olfactory receptor 14A16-like, with translation MENQTSITEFLLLGFSDLRELQILHVLVFLSMYLAALIGNFRIICIVVQNRHLHSPMYFFLVNLSFLDAGYISTTVPKSMANSIVNNKQISYSGCVTQVFFIATFAIAEPLILTVMAYDRYVAICHPLKYTVIMNRNACFQMAAASWLSSAINAAVYTANTFSLRFCSSNIVRQFFCDIPQLLKISCSDTSAMIWNLLAVTVIVGSFCFGFVFVSYGYIFSAVFKMQSVQARHKTFSTCIPHMTVFSLFLTTGIFSYLRPRSLSSAPVDLLSALLYAVLSPLLNPIIYCLRNSSWQPSVSKDYGIAL, from the coding sequence atggaaaaccaaacaagcATCACAGAATTCCTTCTTCTGGGATTTTCAGATCTTCGTGAGCTACAGATTCTACATGTCCTGGTCTTTCTCTCCATGTACCTCGCAGCCCTGATTGGCAATTTTCGCATTATTTGCATAGTAGTCCAGAATCGGCATCTTCAcagccccatgtatttcttcctggtcAACCTCTCCTTTCTAGATGCTGGCTACATTTCAACCACGGTTCCAAAATCcatggccaactccattgtcaacAATAAACAGATTTCCTACTCTGGGTGCGTCACCCAGGTTTTCTTCATTGCCACATTTGCAATCGCCGAGCCACTTATCCTCACTGTCATGGCTTACGACCGCTATGTTGCCATCTGTCATCCTTTAAAGTACACCGTGATCATGAACCGGAACGCCTGCTTTCAAATGGCCGCGGCTTCTTGGCTCAGCAGCGCAATCAACGCCGCAGTCTATACCGCAAACACATTCAGCTTACGTTTCTGCTCATCCAACATCGTTCGACAATTTTTCTGTGACATCCCTCAGTTGCTGAAGATCTCTTGCTCAGATACAAGTGCCATGATCTGGAACCTTCTTGCTGTGACAGTCATTGTGGGTTCTTTTTGCTTTGGGTTCGTATTTGTATCATATGGTTATATCTTCTCTGCTGTGTTCAAGATGCAGTCAGTTCAAGCCAGGCATAAGACCTTCTCAACGTGCATCCCCCACATGACCGTCTTCAGCTTATTTCTGACCACAGGCATTTTCAGTTACCTTCGGCCCAGATCTTTGTCCTCTGCCCCTGTGGATTTGCTGTCTGCTCTTCTGTATGCAGTTTTGTCACCACTTCTGAACCCTATCATTTATTGCCTGAGaaacagtagttggcaaccttcagtctcgaaagactatggtatcgcgctctga